A part of Haloarchaeobius sp. HME9146 genomic DNA contains:
- a CDS encoding aryl-sulfate sulfotransferase, whose amino-acid sequence MERRSRMLAVSALLLLVTAYLGLQAAFGAPAAAATPMATEQNTTNETASVLEQHAGNTLIGIQSYGDAYEGRAIEVTPNGEVIWEYEPDNSRVFDVEMLENGNILASVATKRPSSACPEEFAEGGCVHNRVVELDYETKEEVWNHSWYDVFVHNHEVHDADRLPNGETAIIDMGNNRAFTVDQQGDITWEWHAREHLGEGTEFDQQYDSPEYTGPEKDWTHMNDIDLLQNGNFQMSIRNFDVVIEVNRTTKDVVSVVGTPGEHDQLYEQHNPMRLNGTVLVADSENDRVVEYDVESGEKVWEYSQGILWPRDADRLENGNTLIVDTFNNRVIELNTEGEVVWQYGGIQMPYAADRLGGPEEGGVDATGENLTSKVEGDGVEKQVGTYVAWARFVFPGWVSFEEFAAATLGAVLSLVLVFDLALFGVARLR is encoded by the coding sequence ATGGAACGACGGTCCCGGATGCTCGCAGTTTCCGCGCTCCTCCTCCTCGTCACGGCGTATCTCGGCTTGCAGGCCGCCTTCGGTGCGCCTGCGGCCGCCGCCACGCCGATGGCGACCGAACAGAACACGACGAACGAGACGGCATCGGTCCTCGAACAGCACGCCGGTAACACGCTCATCGGCATCCAGAGCTACGGCGACGCGTACGAGGGTCGCGCCATCGAGGTGACGCCCAACGGTGAGGTGATCTGGGAGTACGAGCCCGACAACTCCCGGGTGTTCGACGTCGAGATGCTCGAGAACGGGAACATCCTCGCCTCCGTAGCGACGAAACGGCCATCGAGTGCGTGTCCCGAAGAGTTCGCCGAGGGCGGCTGTGTCCACAACCGCGTCGTCGAACTCGACTACGAGACGAAAGAAGAGGTGTGGAACCACTCGTGGTACGACGTGTTCGTCCACAACCACGAGGTCCACGACGCCGACCGGCTGCCGAACGGCGAGACCGCCATCATCGACATGGGGAACAACCGCGCGTTCACGGTCGACCAGCAGGGCGACATCACCTGGGAGTGGCACGCTCGGGAGCACCTCGGTGAAGGCACCGAGTTCGACCAGCAGTACGACAGTCCCGAGTACACCGGCCCCGAGAAGGACTGGACCCACATGAACGACATCGACCTGCTCCAGAACGGGAACTTCCAGATGTCCATCCGGAACTTCGACGTGGTAATCGAGGTGAACCGGACCACGAAGGACGTGGTGAGCGTCGTCGGTACGCCCGGCGAGCACGACCAGCTCTACGAACAGCACAACCCGATGCGGCTGAACGGGACGGTCCTCGTCGCGGACAGCGAGAACGACCGCGTCGTCGAGTACGACGTCGAGAGCGGCGAGAAGGTCTGGGAGTACAGCCAGGGCATCCTCTGGCCGCGCGACGCGGACCGATTGGAGAACGGCAACACGCTCATCGTGGACACGTTCAACAACCGCGTCATCGAGCTCAACACCGAGGGCGAGGTCGTCTGGCAGTACGGCGGCATACAGATGCCGTACGCGGCCGACCGACTCGGCGGCCCCGAGGAAGGTGGCGTCGATGCGACCGGGGAGAACCTGACGAGCAAGGTCGAAGGTGACGGTGTCGAGAAGCAGGTCGGCACCTACGTGGCCTGGGCACGGTTCGTCTTCCCCGGCTGGGTGTCGTTCGAGGAGTTCGCCGCGGCGACGCTGGGGGCGGTGCTGTCGCTCGTCCTCGTGTTCGACCTCGCGCTCTTCGGCGTGGCCCGGCTACGCTGA
- a CDS encoding cupin domain-containing protein, translated as MVGHVNEADLEWDELEKGETRFRRKQLGGAAGAEQLGASLYELPAGARSWPFHYHTANEEAIYVLAGAGTLRTADGEHALERGDFVALPTGEEGGHRVVNTGEEPLRYLCVSTMQEPDVTVYPDSGKLGIFAGAPPGGDSAARTVDGYYPRDAAVDYWDGEER; from the coding sequence ATGGTCGGACACGTCAACGAGGCAGACCTGGAGTGGGACGAACTGGAGAAGGGCGAGACGCGCTTTCGGCGCAAGCAACTCGGTGGAGCAGCCGGGGCCGAGCAGCTGGGAGCGAGCCTGTACGAACTCCCGGCTGGAGCGCGTTCGTGGCCGTTCCACTACCACACTGCGAACGAGGAGGCCATCTACGTGCTCGCGGGGGCGGGGACGCTCCGAACCGCTGATGGGGAGCATGCACTGGAACGGGGTGATTTCGTGGCGTTACCGACGGGCGAGGAGGGTGGCCATCGCGTCGTCAACACGGGCGAGGAGCCGCTTCGCTACCTGTGTGTGTCGACGATGCAGGAACCTGACGTGACGGTGTATCCGGACTCTGGAAAACTCGGCATCTTCGCCGGTGCCCCTCCGGGCGGTGATTCGGCGGCCCGGACCGTGGATGGCTACTACCCCCGTGATGCGGCCGTCGATTACTGGGACGGCGAGGAGCGGTAG
- a CDS encoding NAD+ synthase has translation MLNLRFSEEELAAQRDHIVSFIQDTVAAAGADGAVLGLSGGVDSTTTAYLAVEALGKENVRGLVLPAAVSSDANMSDAERVAETLDIEYDTIEIGPIVDELVDAIPDADGSTVAVGNARARLRGVVNYYVANEENRIVLGTGNKAEALTGYFTKYGDQAVDCNPIGNLYKQQVRQLAAYMGAADDLAEKEATAELWEDQTDAQEMGVDYDTVDAVIALHIEGGASTSATARELGIPEEDVETVRGLYEVSEHKRHMPPAPSELRL, from the coding sequence ATGTTGAACCTTCGCTTCTCGGAGGAAGAGCTGGCCGCCCAGCGTGACCACATCGTCTCGTTCATCCAGGACACAGTCGCGGCTGCCGGCGCAGACGGGGCCGTCCTCGGGCTCTCGGGCGGTGTCGACAGCACGACCACGGCGTATCTGGCCGTCGAGGCGCTCGGGAAAGAGAACGTCCGCGGGCTGGTGCTGCCGGCGGCGGTCTCCAGCGATGCGAACATGAGCGACGCCGAGCGCGTCGCGGAGACGCTGGACATCGAGTACGACACCATCGAGATCGGCCCCATCGTCGACGAACTGGTCGACGCGATTCCGGATGCAGACGGGTCGACCGTCGCGGTGGGCAACGCCCGGGCACGCCTGCGCGGGGTCGTCAACTACTACGTCGCCAACGAGGAGAACCGCATCGTCCTCGGGACCGGGAACAAGGCCGAGGCGCTGACGGGCTACTTCACGAAGTACGGCGACCAGGCGGTCGACTGCAACCCCATCGGGAACCTCTACAAGCAGCAGGTCCGCCAGCTCGCGGCGTACATGGGTGCGGCAGACGACCTCGCGGAGAAGGAGGCGACCGCGGAGCTGTGGGAGGACCAGACCGATGCACAGGAGATGGGCGTGGACTACGACACGGTCGACGCGGTCATCGCGCTCCACATCGAGGGCGGCGCGTCGACCAGCGCGACCGCGCGCGAACTCGGTATCCCGGAAGAAGACGTCGAGACGGTCCGCGGGCTGTACGAGGTCAGCGAGCACAAGCGTCACATGCCGCCCGCGCCGTCCGAGCTCCGGCTCTGA
- a CDS encoding enoyl-CoA hydratase/isomerase family protein, translated as MIQTEVAGDVTTVTMDRPSRRNALTRAGLDDLAAAVKAAETPVVYLTGAGGAFSAGADFDVVASLDHDDARAFARQGQRTARTLETAENVVVAGIDGPARGGGVELALACDIRIATPEATFAETGVNLGLFGAWGGTVRLPRVLGEGDAMDLALSGRVVDAEEANRMGLVSRVVEDPRAVAEEVAANDPDTVSALKRRMRDGADRVVQEAREAEVFADLVVEHADEIGR; from the coding sequence ATGATTCAGACGGAGGTTGCGGGGGACGTGACGACGGTTACGATGGACCGGCCGTCGCGGCGGAACGCGTTGACGCGGGCCGGACTGGACGACCTGGCGGCCGCCGTCAAGGCAGCCGAGACACCGGTGGTCTACCTGACCGGCGCGGGGGGCGCGTTCTCCGCGGGGGCGGACTTCGACGTGGTCGCGTCGCTCGACCACGATGACGCGAGGGCGTTCGCGCGGCAGGGCCAGCGAACTGCACGGACGCTCGAGACCGCCGAGAACGTCGTCGTGGCAGGCATCGACGGCCCGGCTCGCGGCGGCGGGGTCGAACTCGCGCTGGCGTGTGACATCCGGATCGCGACGCCCGAGGCGACGTTCGCGGAGACGGGCGTGAATCTCGGGCTGTTCGGGGCCTGGGGCGGCACCGTCAGGCTCCCCCGCGTCCTCGGCGAGGGCGACGCGATGGACCTCGCGCTGTCGGGTCGGGTGGTCGACGCCGAGGAGGCGAACCGGATGGGACTCGTGTCGCGGGTGGTCGAGGACCCCCGGGCGGTGGCCGAGGAGGTCGCCGCGAACGACCCCGACACCGTCTCGGCACTGAAACGGCGGATGCGCGACGGTGCCGACCGGGTGGTGCAGGAGGCCCGCGAGGCCGAGGTGTTCGCGGACCTCGTCGTCGAGCACGCCGACGAAATAGGCCGGTAA
- a CDS encoding glycoside hydrolase family 97 catalytic domain-containing protein, whose product MFDEQSNHTLPSMDRREFVGGVASLVAASAFSLTVADETAAKVTTGNDAATQTVTSPDGTVAVTVDVADGVPSYSVSHGGETVVADSRLGFAFQDQPAFGEGIAVTGSERATEDTTWTPVWDQYDEIREQYEELRLGLVEETAPGRHLTLEVRAFDDGVGFRYVFPEESGFGEFVVTDERTEFAFTDDHTSWWVENDFNSYEYAYKETPLSEVGSGTPYEGAHTPITMETAGGRYLSVHEANLVDYAAMAVEPVAEGSTTVQSTLAPMPDGTKVSAAAPHRTPWRTIQIGERPGDLVESSLVLNLNDPMDPEEFPQGTDWIQPQKFLGVWWLMITGRADWEYTGPESGNHGAQTDRMKRYMDFASEHGIESVLVEGWNEGWDSYPGDGSTMDFDDTYPDFDIEAVCDHGEQLDPPVAMTAHNETAGNVSNYEAQLDNDPNPFADYDDLGINSIKTGYVADSGVSIDGTTYNHHCQALVNHHRLVYQEAAKNRQMLEVHEPVKPTGERRTYPNVMTREGVLGQEYDAFGYIDPSHHVTFPFTRMLGGPVEYTPGIFDMDSGSGGIETTRAKQLAMYPTYLSGLHMVADLPSSYLADQPAVCSVGEVCQAEFADSDGFTTKARWAGAQGGRYVPVDPNTVATDASLSWTVADVPETGEYAVHLRYASDAENNAVPADEPRTATIVANGDTTQVTFPPTAYWDEWATVSATVTLESGENDLALTLADGDTGGLNLDSVAVTEPGASMPEPDTDPTLGPTVDAFQFIEDVPAAGWDDTRVVDADIGSYMVTARQKDEEWFVGAMTDDNGRALDVPLDFLDSAPGTRNGHDEGTGKGHGGDTGNGNGNGQGKQNGQGTGHTKGKYVAEIYSDGIDARFDENLTDVLIDEAIVTADTTLLASTIESGGTAVRIRPADWEDVADLPEYEYPEQDLDVSIRDETFVQEPFVSATGSNSGDYIGGTTVELVVDGEVAASANVRFPPNSTDQTYEFSYAIDTPGTYDVVVQTTDGKTLASETVTVKPPETVATISDPTGDDHGPGEYTYPTAGAFPEGVFELTSVTVEQTPSIHQFRFEVETLNNAFGSSRGFSPHMFVCWLRDPSKSGGSTASLDDLGANVGFADAWHYRLEISGFTKSAIDATGAALTDADGNTVTVRESVDNAAGTVTLSLDREALDGVDAADLELVAMVQSENFGGLRPVNETAGGYTFGGAKPGAVDNAPWIMDLVTPDGVSQADALAYSDTERATLPFVSVGDE is encoded by the coding sequence ATGTTTGACGAACAAAGTAATCACACTTTACCATCCATGGACCGGCGCGAGTTCGTGGGTGGAGTGGCGTCGCTGGTCGCGGCGTCGGCGTTCTCGCTGACGGTCGCCGACGAGACGGCCGCAAAGGTCACGACGGGGAACGACGCAGCCACACAGACGGTCACGTCGCCGGACGGGACCGTCGCGGTGACGGTTGACGTGGCGGACGGGGTACCGAGCTACAGCGTGAGCCACGGCGGGGAGACGGTCGTCGCCGACTCACGGCTGGGCTTCGCATTCCAGGACCAGCCCGCCTTCGGCGAGGGCATCGCGGTGACCGGCAGTGAGCGCGCCACCGAGGACACCACCTGGACGCCCGTCTGGGACCAGTACGACGAGATTCGCGAGCAGTACGAGGAGCTTCGACTTGGGCTGGTCGAGGAGACCGCACCGGGCCGCCACCTCACGCTGGAGGTCCGGGCCTTCGACGACGGCGTCGGCTTCCGGTACGTCTTCCCCGAGGAGAGCGGGTTCGGCGAGTTCGTCGTCACGGACGAACGGACCGAGTTCGCGTTCACCGACGACCACACGAGCTGGTGGGTCGAGAACGACTTCAACAGCTACGAGTACGCCTACAAGGAGACGCCCCTGAGCGAGGTCGGCTCGGGGACACCCTACGAGGGCGCACACACGCCCATCACGATGGAGACGGCGGGCGGGCGCTACCTGAGCGTCCACGAGGCGAACCTGGTCGACTACGCCGCGATGGCGGTCGAACCGGTCGCCGAGGGCTCGACCACCGTCCAGTCCACGCTGGCACCGATGCCCGACGGGACGAAGGTGTCGGCGGCGGCCCCGCACCGGACGCCCTGGCGCACGATACAGATAGGCGAGCGCCCGGGCGACCTCGTCGAGTCGAGCCTCGTCCTGAACCTGAACGACCCCATGGACCCCGAGGAGTTCCCGCAGGGGACCGACTGGATCCAGCCCCAGAAGTTCCTCGGCGTCTGGTGGCTGATGATAACCGGCCGCGCGGACTGGGAGTACACCGGGCCGGAGAGCGGCAACCACGGGGCCCAGACCGACCGGATGAAGCGCTACATGGACTTCGCCAGCGAGCACGGCATCGAGAGCGTGCTCGTCGAGGGGTGGAACGAGGGCTGGGACTCCTACCCCGGCGACGGGAGCACGATGGACTTCGACGACACGTACCCCGACTTCGACATCGAGGCGGTGTGCGACCACGGCGAACAGCTCGACCCGCCGGTCGCGATGACGGCCCACAACGAAACCGCCGGCAACGTCTCGAACTACGAGGCCCAGCTCGACAACGACCCGAACCCGTTCGCCGACTACGACGACCTCGGCATCAACTCCATCAAGACGGGCTACGTCGCCGACAGCGGCGTCTCCATCGACGGGACGACGTACAACCACCACTGCCAGGCGCTGGTCAACCACCACCGGCTGGTGTACCAGGAAGCCGCGAAGAACCGCCAGATGCTGGAGGTCCACGAGCCCGTCAAACCGACGGGCGAGCGCCGGACCTACCCGAACGTGATGACCCGCGAGGGCGTCCTCGGGCAGGAGTACGACGCCTTCGGCTACATCGACCCCTCGCACCACGTCACGTTCCCGTTCACCCGGATGCTCGGCGGTCCCGTCGAGTACACGCCCGGTATCTTCGACATGGACTCCGGTTCCGGGGGAATCGAGACCACGCGGGCGAAACAGCTCGCGATGTACCCGACCTACCTGAGTGGCCTCCACATGGTCGCGGACCTGCCGAGTTCGTACCTCGCCGATCAGCCCGCCGTCTGCTCCGTCGGCGAGGTCTGCCAGGCCGAGTTCGCCGACAGCGACGGGTTCACCACGAAGGCGCGCTGGGCCGGCGCACAGGGCGGCCGGTACGTCCCGGTCGATCCGAACACGGTCGCCACCGACGCGTCGCTCTCGTGGACCGTCGCGGACGTCCCCGAGACCGGGGAGTACGCGGTCCACCTGCGCTACGCCAGCGACGCCGAGAACAACGCGGTCCCGGCGGACGAACCCCGGACCGCGACCATCGTCGCCAACGGCGACACCACGCAGGTCACCTTCCCACCCACGGCGTACTGGGACGAGTGGGCCACGGTGTCCGCGACGGTCACACTCGAATCGGGCGAGAACGACCTCGCGCTCACGCTGGCCGACGGCGACACCGGCGGCCTGAACCTCGATTCGGTCGCAGTCACAGAGCCTGGCGCATCGATGCCCGAACCGGACACCGACCCGACGCTCGGCCCCACGGTGGACGCCTTCCAGTTCATCGAGGACGTGCCGGCCGCCGGTTGGGACGACACCCGCGTCGTCGACGCCGACATCGGCTCCTACATGGTCACCGCCCGGCAGAAAGACGAGGAGTGGTTCGTCGGCGCGATGACCGACGACAACGGCCGCGCCCTCGACGTTCCCCTCGACTTCCTCGACTCGGCCCCCGGCACGCGCAACGGGCACGACGAGGGCACGGGGAAGGGCCACGGCGGCGACACAGGCAACGGGAACGGCAACGGCCAAGGCAAGCAGAACGGCCAGGGCACGGGCCACACGAAGGGCAAGTACGTCGCCGAAATCTACTCCGACGGCATCGACGCCCGCTTCGACGAGAACCTCACCGACGTGCTCATCGACGAGGCCATCGTCACCGCCGACACGACCCTGCTCGCCTCGACCATCGAGTCCGGCGGGACCGCGGTTCGCATCCGCCCCGCGGACTGGGAAGACGTGGCCGACCTGCCGGAGTACGAGTACCCCGAGCAGGACCTCGACGTGTCCATCCGCGACGAGACGTTCGTCCAGGAGCCCTTCGTCAGCGCCACGGGCTCGAATTCGGGCGACTACATCGGTGGCACGACGGTCGAGCTCGTCGTCGACGGCGAGGTGGCCGCGAGCGCGAACGTCCGCTTCCCGCCGAACTCGACCGACCAGACGTACGAGTTCTCGTACGCCATCGACACGCCCGGCACCTACGACGTGGTCGTCCAGACCACCGACGGGAAGACGCTCGCGAGCGAGACGGTCACGGTCAAACCGCCCGAGACGGTCGCGACCATCAGCGACCCGACCGGCGACGACCACGGCCCCGGCGAGTACACCTACCCGACCGCCGGCGCGTTCCCCGAGGGCGTGTTCGAGCTCACCTCGGTCACGGTCGAGCAGACCCCGAGCATCCACCAGTTCCGCTTCGAGGTCGAGACCCTGAACAACGCGTTCGGGAGCAGCCGCGGCTTCTCGCCACACATGTTCGTCTGCTGGCTCCGCGACCCGAGCAAGTCCGGCGGGTCGACGGCCAGTCTCGACGACCTCGGCGCGAACGTCGGCTTCGCCGACGCGTGGCACTACCGCCTGGAGATCAGTGGCTTCACCAAGAGCGCAATCGACGCGACCGGCGCGGCGCTCACCGACGCCGACGGGAACACCGTCACCGTGCGCGAGAGCGTCGACAACGCGGCGGGAACCGTCACCCTGAGCCTCGACCGCGAGGCCCTCGACGGGGTCGACGCAGCGGACCTGGAACTCGTCGCCATGGTCCAGTCCGAGAACTTCGGCGGGCTCCGGCCCGTCAACGAGACGGCCGGCGGCTACACCTTCGGCGGCGCGAAACCCGGCGCGGTCGACAACGCGCCGTGGATCATGGACCTGGTCACGCCCGACGGCGTGAGCCAGGCCGACGCGCTGGCCTACAGCGACACCGAGCGCGCGACGCTACCGTTCGTCTCGGTGGGCGACGAGTAG
- a CDS encoding NAD-dependent epimerase/dehydratase family protein, whose product MPRALLVGGTRFIGRHTVSELLAHDYTVTTFSRGKATDPFADTDGVSNYQGDRNDRAALEAARDEVDPDIVIDFVGMFPEQIATATEVFADVDAYVFVSSGSAYGEQPIPMREDEIPLCECTPEQATDESMASYGPRKAECDREVFDAADRGVNAMSVRPMLVHGPHDYTQRTDYWLHRLEEYDRVLVPGDGDSLLHRAYVADVGRALRIVAERGEPGEAYNVADREATTLAGWLELAAEALDTEVKFVYASERELAATDLSPSDFPLFTDEPMLVSTEKLAALGWDSTPLSDAYETTVAEHLESERDGTDLGPAREAEEAAIDALGPVESDYDGGVSSKPSRSG is encoded by the coding sequence ATGCCACGCGCCCTGCTCGTCGGTGGTACCCGCTTCATCGGTCGCCACACCGTTTCGGAACTGCTCGCACACGACTACACGGTGACCACCTTCTCACGTGGGAAGGCCACGGACCCCTTCGCCGACACCGACGGGGTCAGCAACTACCAGGGCGACCGGAACGACCGCGCCGCCCTCGAAGCCGCCCGCGACGAGGTCGACCCCGACATCGTCATCGACTTCGTCGGGATGTTCCCCGAGCAGATAGCGACCGCGACCGAGGTCTTCGCCGACGTGGATGCGTACGTGTTCGTCTCCTCCGGGTCGGCCTACGGTGAACAGCCGATTCCGATGCGCGAGGACGAGATACCCCTGTGCGAGTGCACGCCCGAACAGGCGACCGACGAATCGATGGCGAGTTACGGGCCCCGGAAAGCCGAGTGCGACCGCGAAGTGTTCGACGCCGCCGACCGTGGGGTGAACGCGATGTCGGTCCGCCCGATGCTGGTGCACGGCCCGCACGACTACACCCAGCGGACCGACTACTGGCTGCACCGGTTGGAGGAATACGACCGGGTGCTCGTGCCCGGCGATGGCGACAGCCTGCTGCACCGGGCCTACGTCGCGGACGTTGGGCGAGCGCTCCGAATCGTCGCCGAACGCGGGGAACCGGGCGAGGCGTACAACGTCGCGGACCGCGAGGCGACGACGCTCGCGGGCTGGCTCGAACTCGCCGCGGAGGCCCTCGACACCGAGGTCAAGTTCGTGTACGCCAGTGAGCGCGAACTCGCCGCGACCGACCTATCTCCCTCGGATTTCCCGCTGTTCACGGACGAACCGATGCTCGTCTCGACCGAGAAGCTGGCCGCCCTCGGCTGGGACTCGACGCCCCTCTCGGATGCCTACGAGACGACCGTCGCGGAGCATCTGGAATCGGAGCGGGACGGGACCGACCTGGGCCCGGCTCGCGAGGCCGAGGAGGCGGCGATCGACGCCCTCGGACCGGTCGAGAGCGACTACGACGGCGGCGTGTCCTCGAAGCCGTCGCGGTCTGGATAG
- a CDS encoding Hvo_1808 family surface protein, translating into MRQLGPLGLALVLVVLLAGCNAVPIGAQESGTLGVNDSLAENASVTNPTTDQQGWEDGFWYDESLNVTTADGLSDAELDAVVARAMARVEQVRGVEFERPVPVELVSRSEYRNSTAAGASAGSGDGASAAQQAAAAEQAARYEALFLVGESADAQQQQSENRGSTVQGYYDTQEDRIVIVSQSDPARLNEVTLAQELYHAYQFRQVLVSTPVPRNMNDDQVRGVISLVEGDANFVDRRYEQRCSTDWECLEDDGTGGDSGSAEDGDGETAASTDDGPSIHMGLYLLSYFPYAEGEELVHDIYAEDGWEGVDDLYEDPPLSSEQVIEQDLDADSDLVQEPDRSNQAWERVDVGPPGSTLGEAGIATMFAYTLYDDRNATLISREDLLNTDANGTVNSSNPLDYDLPPSDGWAGDTLYAYQNGDQTGYVWHTTWDSQSDAREFADAYRELLRYHDAEQVDENTYLILQGPFADAFRVTVDGKQVTIVNGPAPSTLDGIRDGAANATAD; encoded by the coding sequence ATGCGACAGCTCGGCCCGCTCGGCCTCGCCCTCGTCCTCGTCGTCCTCCTCGCCGGCTGCAATGCGGTCCCCATCGGCGCACAGGAGTCGGGGACCCTCGGTGTGAACGACTCGCTCGCCGAGAACGCGAGCGTCACCAACCCGACGACCGACCAGCAGGGCTGGGAGGACGGGTTCTGGTACGACGAATCACTGAACGTCACGACCGCCGACGGACTCAGCGACGCCGAACTCGACGCCGTCGTCGCCCGCGCGATGGCCCGCGTCGAGCAGGTCCGGGGCGTGGAGTTCGAGCGCCCAGTCCCGGTGGAACTCGTCAGCCGGAGCGAGTACCGGAACTCGACGGCGGCAGGGGCCAGTGCCGGGAGCGGCGACGGCGCGTCAGCAGCACAGCAGGCCGCGGCCGCCGAACAGGCCGCCCGGTACGAGGCGCTGTTCCTCGTGGGCGAGTCGGCCGACGCCCAACAGCAGCAGTCCGAGAACCGCGGCTCGACCGTGCAGGGGTACTACGACACCCAGGAGGACCGCATCGTCATCGTCTCCCAGAGCGATCCGGCGCGCCTCAACGAGGTGACGCTGGCCCAGGAACTCTACCACGCCTACCAGTTCCGGCAGGTCCTCGTCTCGACCCCAGTGCCGAGAAACATGAACGACGACCAGGTTCGCGGGGTCATCTCACTGGTCGAGGGTGACGCCAACTTCGTCGACCGGCGATACGAGCAGCGGTGTTCGACGGACTGGGAGTGCCTGGAAGACGATGGAACCGGTGGCGACAGCGGCTCCGCCGAGGACGGCGACGGCGAGACCGCAGCCAGCACCGACGACGGCCCCTCTATCCACATGGGCCTGTACCTGCTCTCGTACTTCCCCTACGCCGAGGGCGAGGAACTCGTCCACGACATCTACGCCGAGGACGGCTGGGAGGGCGTGGACGACCTGTACGAGGACCCGCCGCTGTCCAGTGAGCAGGTCATCGAGCAGGACCTCGATGCCGACTCGGACCTGGTGCAGGAACCCGACCGGAGTAACCAGGCGTGGGAGCGCGTCGACGTCGGGCCGCCGGGGTCGACCCTCGGCGAGGCCGGCATCGCCACGATGTTCGCGTACACCCTCTACGACGACCGGAACGCGACGCTGATCTCGCGCGAGGACTTGCTCAACACGGACGCGAACGGGACCGTGAACAGCTCGAACCCGCTGGACTACGACCTGCCCCCGAGTGACGGCTGGGCAGGCGACACGCTGTACGCCTACCAGAACGGCGACCAGACGGGCTACGTCTGGCACACGACGTGGGATTCGCAGAGCGACGCCCGCGAGTTCGCCGACGCCTACCGCGAACTGCTTCGCTATCACGACGCAGAGCAGGTCGACGAGAACACGTACCTCATCCTTCAGGGGCCGTTCGCCGACGCCTTCCGGGTGACGGTCGACGGGAAACAGGTGACCATCGTGAACGGCCCGGCCCCCTCGACGCTGGACGGGATTCGCGATGGGGCGGCGAACGCGACTGCGGACTGA